From a region of the Pelagicoccus enzymogenes genome:
- a CDS encoding prephenate dehydrogenase yields MFQTITIVAPGLLGASLAIAAHEKGVAQKVSLWARRSEAVDSLLQQPWCARASTDLAEACSDAELIVLCAPVNRIITLAREIAAFATGNPIVTDVGSVKADIVRQCEAALAGKARFLGSHPMAGSEKTGMENASGDLFEQRTCFVTPSQSSDPEALAKTIAFWKAVGSQVVEETPDRHDEIVAQVSHLPHLLASSLATFLANRCPAAADYCGNGLRDTTRVASGSPELWREIVAQNRHEVLRALRDFQNHLQTLAAAIANESDFELLQQLADGKQFRDQL; encoded by the coding sequence GTGTTCCAAACCATCACCATCGTAGCCCCCGGACTCCTCGGCGCCTCCCTCGCCATCGCCGCCCACGAGAAAGGCGTCGCCCAAAAAGTTTCCCTCTGGGCCCGTCGCTCCGAAGCCGTCGACTCCCTCCTGCAACAACCATGGTGCGCCCGCGCCAGCACCGACCTCGCCGAAGCCTGCAGCGATGCGGAGCTCATCGTCCTCTGCGCCCCCGTAAACCGCATCATCACCCTCGCCCGCGAAATCGCCGCCTTCGCCACCGGAAATCCGATCGTGACCGATGTCGGCAGCGTGAAGGCCGACATCGTACGCCAGTGCGAAGCCGCCCTCGCAGGAAAAGCTCGCTTCCTCGGCTCCCACCCGATGGCCGGCTCCGAGAAGACCGGCATGGAGAACGCCAGTGGCGACCTCTTCGAGCAACGAACTTGCTTCGTCACTCCTTCGCAAAGCTCCGATCCCGAAGCCCTCGCCAAAACCATCGCCTTCTGGAAAGCCGTCGGCTCCCAAGTCGTCGAAGAAACGCCCGACCGACACGACGAGATCGTCGCCCAGGTCAGCCACCTCCCCCACCTGCTCGCTTCCTCGCTCGCCACTTTCCTCGCCAACCGCTGCCCCGCCGCCGCTGACTACTGCGGCAACGGCCTGCGCGACACCACCCGCGTCGCCTCCGGCAGCCCCGAACTCTGGCGGGAAATCGTCGCCCAAAATCGCCACGAAGTCCTCCGCGCCCTGCGCGATTTCCAAAACCATCTGCAAACCCTCGCCGCCGCCATCGCCAACGAAAGCGATTTCGAACTCCTACAGCAACTCGCCGACGGAAAACAATTCCGCGACCAACTTTAA
- the aroA gene encoding 3-phosphoshikimate 1-carboxyvinyltransferase produces the protein MQDPYPVTPFTTPVRGSVTVPGSKSITNRALIIAALADGETLLQNCLFSEDTEIMVNALQDLGFDVQPDPAAKTIRVVGLSGQIPNKQAELFVGNSGTSARFLTAFLCLSKGGDYTLDGVPQMRKRPIADLAETLNQLGANIETTDGFAPLRIRSNGLAGGRASIDASSSSQFVSALVMAAPYASKGIEIVMEDTSVRRSYIDMTLAMLKQFGVPKSALAASEEGYSIKHHTPYQAKPDGYLVEGDASAASYFFALPVAVTGELEIHGVTKESLQGDIAFAGRMEEAGAYVVWNETSATVHYEPGAQPESLEGSFYPYSDTFLTAAAVAPLFNGTTTIEEIGHTRHQECDRIAAMADGLQLLGQEVKETEGSLSITPRPLQPGTVATYHDHRVAMSFGILGCYDALGNGQPWLQVEDPTCCKKTFPDFFQVLEKLRQDSINSAQ, from the coding sequence ATGCAAGATCCCTATCCAGTCACCCCCTTTACCACGCCCGTCCGCGGCAGCGTCACCGTGCCCGGTTCCAAGAGCATCACCAATCGGGCTCTCATTATCGCCGCCCTCGCCGACGGCGAAACGCTGCTGCAAAACTGTCTCTTCTCTGAAGACACCGAAATCATGGTCAATGCCCTGCAAGACCTAGGCTTCGACGTGCAGCCCGACCCGGCCGCTAAAACCATTCGCGTAGTCGGGCTCTCCGGCCAAATTCCCAACAAACAAGCCGAGCTCTTCGTCGGCAACTCAGGCACCTCCGCCCGCTTCCTCACCGCATTCCTCTGCCTCAGCAAAGGAGGCGACTACACTCTCGACGGGGTCCCGCAAATGCGTAAGCGTCCGATCGCCGACCTCGCCGAGACGCTCAACCAACTCGGAGCCAACATCGAAACCACCGACGGATTCGCCCCGCTGCGCATCCGCTCCAACGGACTCGCCGGCGGACGCGCCTCCATCGACGCCTCATCCTCCAGCCAATTCGTATCTGCCCTCGTCATGGCCGCCCCCTACGCTTCCAAGGGCATCGAAATCGTCATGGAAGACACCTCCGTGCGCCGCAGCTACATCGACATGACCCTCGCCATGCTCAAGCAGTTCGGCGTGCCAAAGTCCGCCCTTGCCGCCTCGGAAGAAGGCTACTCCATTAAGCACCACACCCCCTACCAAGCCAAGCCCGACGGCTACCTCGTCGAGGGCGACGCCTCCGCCGCCTCCTACTTCTTCGCCCTACCCGTCGCGGTCACCGGCGAGCTCGAAATCCATGGCGTCACCAAAGAATCGCTACAAGGGGATATCGCCTTCGCCGGCCGCATGGAGGAAGCCGGAGCCTACGTGGTGTGGAACGAAACCTCCGCCACCGTGCACTACGAGCCTGGAGCTCAGCCCGAATCTCTCGAAGGCAGCTTCTACCCCTACTCCGACACCTTCCTCACAGCCGCAGCAGTAGCGCCGCTTTTCAACGGCACCACCACCATCGAAGAGATCGGCCACACCCGCCACCAAGAGTGCGACCGCATCGCCGCCATGGCTGACGGCCTGCAACTCCTCGGACAAGAAGTCAAAGAGACCGAGGGCTCTCTCTCCATTACCCCGCGCCCCCTCCAGCCCGGCACCGTAGCCACCTACCACGACCACCGCGTGGCCATGAGCTTCGGCATCCTCGGCTGCTACGACGCTCTCGGCAACGGCCAGCCCTGGCTGCAGGTCGAAGACCCAACCTGCTGCAAAAAGACCTTCCCAGACTTCTTCCAAGTATTGGAAAAGCTGAGACAAGACTCGATCAATTCCGCCCAGTAG
- the cmk gene encoding (d)CMP kinase: MSKKDFIIIAVDGGAAAGKSSTSRALSSKFDLMHVDTGSFYRATTVKLLEAGVAPEAGPAMDAALAKLELGTYIDENSAYIVVNDWIPDESIRSEEVNANVSQYAAIPELRKFLFDYQRDQANIAREEGFAGLIMEGRDIGSVIFPDADLRLYLYADPAKRAARRAAEGLSDSIEKRDQMDSSRKTAPLSIPEGATLVDSSEMTLEEVVEHVSDLVSKAYLQ, translated from the coding sequence ATGTCCAAAAAAGACTTCATCATCATAGCCGTCGACGGAGGGGCTGCCGCTGGCAAAAGCTCCACTTCCCGCGCCCTCAGCAGCAAATTCGACCTCATGCACGTCGATACCGGCTCCTTCTACCGAGCGACCACCGTCAAGCTCCTCGAAGCAGGTGTCGCTCCCGAAGCAGGCCCCGCCATGGACGCCGCGCTCGCAAAGCTAGAACTCGGCACCTACATCGACGAAAACTCCGCCTACATCGTAGTCAACGACTGGATACCCGACGAATCCATCCGCAGCGAGGAGGTCAACGCCAACGTCTCCCAATACGCCGCCATTCCCGAACTGCGCAAGTTCCTCTTCGACTACCAACGCGACCAAGCGAACATCGCCCGCGAAGAGGGCTTCGCCGGACTCATCATGGAAGGCCGCGACATCGGTTCCGTCATTTTCCCCGACGCCGACCTGCGCCTCTACCTCTACGCCGACCCCGCCAAGCGAGCCGCCCGCCGGGCTGCCGAAGGTCTTAGCGACAGCATCGAAAAGCGCGACCAAATGGACAGCAGCCGCAAGACAGCCCCCTTGTCCATCCCCGAGGGGGCCACCCTCGTCGACTCCTCCGAAATGACGCTCGAAGAAGTGGTCGAACACGTCTCAGACCTCGTATCCAAGGCTTACCTACAATAA